One region of Variovorax sp. J2L1-78 genomic DNA includes:
- a CDS encoding DUF1800 domain-containing protein, with translation MVEAMVTGRVGVPGEGVREDERPGAADATSGAPALSLAATLAAAAALAACGGGGGGGSGSTGSASTSDGAGSLSALATTATAQTYVYTKPQNDAEAARFLLQAQLSASETEIADVSAKGYLPWLGEQFDAAPTLTGWAWIASKAYNAVDTDGMIWQQLMTSRDSLRKRMALALTEIFVVSANDIGSNWPQYMMAQYWDMLVAGVTGNFRTLLENVTLNPAMGYYLNTRGNQKENSSGRQPDENYAREVMQLMTIGLYQLNPDGTVKRGADGTPLDSYTLDDVTNLARVFTGYDLDIATADKGAFTPPGATYTIESNAWTTRPMALTASRHSTLAATFLGTTVAAGTEGKAALKTALDTLFNHPNVGPFIGKQLIQRLVTSNPSAAYVARVSAVFANNGAGVRGDMKSVMAAVLLDNEARSPAGLTDPGFGRLREPMLRFVQWGRTFGIGSTLDTWKIGNLSGTANQLGQSPLRSPSVFNFFRPGYVPPGTALVEGGQVAPEFQLVNETTVGGYLNFMQGAIQNGFSSKDVIPTYAAEKALVLEPAKLVQRLNLLMTANQLPADTLKLITDALAQPAVTATSTDAVKANRVYAAVLMVMASAEYLIQK, from the coding sequence ATGGTGGAAGCAATGGTGACGGGCCGCGTCGGCGTGCCCGGGGAAGGCGTGCGCGAGGACGAACGGCCCGGTGCGGCAGACGCGACGTCGGGCGCACCGGCACTGTCGCTGGCGGCGACCCTGGCCGCCGCGGCGGCGCTCGCGGCCTGCGGGGGCGGCGGCGGTGGTGGCAGCGGCAGCACCGGTTCGGCCAGCACGAGCGACGGGGCGGGCTCGCTGTCGGCACTGGCGACCACGGCGACCGCCCAGACCTATGTCTACACCAAGCCGCAGAACGACGCCGAAGCGGCGCGCTTCCTGCTGCAGGCGCAGCTCTCCGCGTCCGAGACGGAGATCGCCGACGTGAGCGCCAAGGGCTACTTGCCGTGGCTGGGCGAACAGTTCGACGCGGCACCCACCCTCACCGGGTGGGCCTGGATCGCCAGCAAGGCCTACAACGCGGTCGACACCGACGGCATGATCTGGCAGCAGCTCATGACCTCGCGCGACAGCCTGCGCAAGCGCATGGCGCTCGCGCTGACGGAGATCTTCGTGGTGTCGGCCAACGACATCGGTTCCAACTGGCCGCAGTACATGATGGCCCAGTACTGGGACATGCTGGTGGCCGGCGTCACCGGCAACTTCCGCACGCTGCTGGAGAACGTCACGCTGAACCCGGCGATGGGCTACTACCTGAACACGCGCGGCAACCAGAAAGAAAATTCATCGGGCCGCCAGCCCGACGAGAACTACGCCCGCGAGGTCATGCAGCTGATGACCATCGGGCTGTACCAGCTCAACCCCGACGGCACGGTCAAGCGCGGCGCCGACGGCACGCCGCTCGACAGCTATACGCTCGACGACGTCACCAACCTGGCACGCGTCTTCACCGGCTACGACCTCGACATCGCCACCGCCGACAAGGGGGCCTTCACCCCGCCCGGCGCCACCTACACGATCGAGAGCAACGCCTGGACCACACGGCCGATGGCGCTCACCGCCAGCCGGCATTCGACGCTGGCCGCCACGTTCCTCGGCACCACGGTGGCCGCGGGAACCGAAGGCAAGGCCGCACTCAAGACGGCGCTCGACACCCTCTTCAACCACCCGAACGTCGGGCCCTTCATCGGCAAGCAGCTGATCCAGCGGCTGGTCACGAGCAACCCGAGTGCGGCCTACGTGGCACGCGTCTCGGCGGTGTTCGCGAACAACGGCGCGGGCGTGCGCGGCGACATGAAGAGCGTGATGGCCGCGGTGCTGCTCGACAACGAGGCGCGCAGCCCGGCCGGCCTCACGGATCCCGGCTTCGGCCGGCTGCGCGAGCCCATGCTGCGCTTCGTGCAGTGGGGGCGCACCTTCGGCATCGGCTCGACGCTCGACACCTGGAAGATCGGCAACCTTTCGGGCACCGCCAACCAGCTCGGCCAGAGCCCGCTTCGCTCGCCCTCGGTCTTCAACTTCTTCCGGCCCGGTTACGTGCCGCCCGGCACCGCGCTGGTCGAAGGCGGCCAGGTGGCGCCCGAGTTCCAGCTGGTCAACGAGACTACGGTGGGCGGCTACCTCAACTTCATGCAGGGCGCCATCCAGAACGGCTTCAGCAGCAAGGATGTGATCCCGACCTACGCGGCCGAGAAGGCGCTGGTGCTCGAGCCCGCGAAGCTGGTGCAGCGGCTGAACCTGCTGATGACGGCCAACCAGCTGCCGGCCGACACGCTCAAGCTGATCACCGATGCGCTCGCGCAGCCGGCGGTCACTGCGACGAGCACCGATGCCGTCAAGGCCAACCGGGTCTACGCGGCCGTGCTCATGGTCATGGCGTCGGCCGAATACCTCATCCAGAAGTAA
- a CDS encoding DUF1501 domain-containing protein, translating to MHFIDPQGHTRRAFLRRSGQLAMAGTALPFALNLAAMGEAAAQSATDYKALVCVFLYGGNDYANTVVTYDDPSYLAYSQIRGGNGLAGGGVAIPKAALTPTLLSPTTALPDGRQYALHPAMTQLANLYNTDGKVAVQLNVGPLVVPLTRAQYQGSDRRNYPVPPKLFSHNDQQSTWQSSSPEGSTVGWGGNLGDLAMTQNGNSLFTCMSVSGNAVFLSGDNALQYQVSTNGAIPINSVKSNVYGSSSVKAAMTQLVQQTRGHTLENEYNRITVRAVQAEGQVNSASGIAYPNGEPGVAGTFPYNVTTGGVPYNGNGLASQLAMVARLIRGRSTLGAKRQVFFVSMGGFDLHDNLIANQPGLMARLSDAMAAFHKEMVALGLGNNVTSFTASDFGRTLASNGDGSDHGWGGHHLVVGGAVKGKDKLYGKAPVVSINNDSKLAGYEGHVGQGRLIPGTSVDQYAGTLAKWFGVPAADLGSILPNLKNFGSADYPTDLGFMA from the coding sequence ATGCACTTCATCGATCCCCAGGGCCACACGCGCCGCGCCTTCCTGCGCCGTTCGGGCCAGCTCGCGATGGCCGGCACGGCGCTGCCCTTCGCACTCAATCTCGCCGCCATGGGTGAGGCCGCCGCGCAGAGCGCCACCGACTACAAGGCGCTGGTCTGCGTCTTCCTGTACGGCGGCAACGACTACGCCAACACCGTCGTGACGTACGACGACCCGAGCTACCTGGCCTACAGCCAGATCCGTGGCGGCAACGGATTGGCCGGCGGCGGCGTCGCCATCCCCAAGGCGGCCCTCACGCCCACGCTGCTCAGCCCGACGACCGCGCTGCCCGACGGCCGGCAGTACGCGCTGCACCCCGCCATGACGCAGCTGGCGAACCTGTACAACACCGACGGCAAGGTGGCGGTGCAGCTGAACGTCGGCCCGCTGGTGGTGCCGCTCACGCGGGCGCAGTACCAGGGCAGCGACCGCCGCAACTACCCCGTGCCGCCGAAGCTCTTCTCGCACAACGACCAGCAGTCGACCTGGCAGTCGTCGTCGCCCGAGGGCTCGACCGTCGGCTGGGGCGGCAACCTCGGCGACCTGGCGATGACGCAGAACGGCAACTCGCTGTTCACCTGCATGTCGGTGTCGGGTAACGCGGTGTTCCTGTCGGGCGACAACGCGCTGCAGTACCAGGTGAGCACCAACGGTGCGATCCCCATCAACAGCGTGAAGAGCAACGTGTACGGTTCCTCGTCGGTGAAGGCCGCGATGACGCAACTGGTGCAGCAGACGCGCGGCCACACGCTGGAGAACGAATACAACCGCATCACGGTGCGGGCAGTGCAGGCCGAAGGACAGGTGAACTCGGCGAGCGGTATCGCCTATCCGAACGGCGAACCGGGTGTTGCCGGCACCTTCCCGTACAACGTCACCACCGGCGGCGTGCCGTACAACGGCAATGGCCTGGCCTCGCAGCTGGCCATGGTGGCGCGGCTTATCCGCGGTCGCAGCACGCTCGGCGCCAAGCGCCAGGTGTTCTTCGTGTCGATGGGCGGTTTCGATCTGCACGACAACCTGATCGCCAACCAGCCCGGCCTCATGGCGCGCCTGAGCGACGCGATGGCCGCCTTCCACAAGGAGATGGTCGCGCTCGGCCTGGGCAACAACGTCACGAGCTTCACCGCGTCCGATTTCGGCCGCACGCTGGCGAGCAACGGCGACGGCTCCGACCATGGCTGGGGCGGCCACCACCTCGTGGTCGGCGGCGCCGTCAAGGGCAAGGACAAGCTCTACGGCAAGGCGCCGGTGGTGAGCATCAACAACGACTCGAAGCTGGCCGGCTACGAAGGCCACGTGGGGCAGGGGCGCCTGATCCCCGGCACCTCGGTCGACCAGTACGCGGGCACCCTCGCCAAGTGGTTCGGCGTGCCGGCGGCCGACCTGGGCAGCAT